A single window of Aquarana catesbeiana isolate 2022-GZ linkage group LG10, ASM4218655v1, whole genome shotgun sequence DNA harbors:
- the LOC141110368 gene encoding E3 ubiquitin/ISG15 ligase TRIM25-like: MSTLLVMAATELKPEVTCSICKNIYTDPITLFCGHSFCQVCITRTFDTQEDRQDREYFCPECLKRFSRRPELQKSTRLCNIADHFHSVEPKGKQPEKVCSYCVNFPVPAVSLCLHCEAFLCVTHKEKHSRSSEHVLVNPTTSLEDRKCPIHKRILEYYCTMDGTCICSHCLTSDHNGHKVSTISEFLEQKAKNLGPILENLSAKRKETEAMIESLQDNKRKINEKADGVAVRVTAIMRDIRRQLEDLEKRVLTEIPRQKQKISLSISNHVLQLEKEKSELHKKITQIEELSRNINPISILQTPDVLVSSLKDEHNLDTGIGSKLIHDAGDLEMDVVFETLHSGLSNIIEVVGKDVHAKDAQKSSLFGGNKNIGKRNVSKEAQTTKGETNAQVRSYYPSRAQIKSKTQNGPLIPANKSSTTEMLLDVNTASNYLDISDDLKTVSRSDVYLGRPETLKRFQSPQVLSIGAISSGKLVLEMEISKTKGCSGDSLFIGMCYHTIDRRGSQSLTEGSSIAWGLWIKDIAFKVVKNKKMECIRNVSSQRIKLSLDYKAGQLSFYELCEPTKHIHTFTAAFTQPLHLIISLQGSCWVKILK, translated from the exons ATGAGCACATTACTCG TGATGGCAGCTACTGAACTGAAGCCTGAGGTGACGTGTTCCATCTGTaaaaacatttatacagatcccATCACCCTGTTTTGTGGACACAGCTTCTGCCAAGTTTGCATCACAAGAACATTTGACACTCAAGAGGACAGACAGGACAGAGAATACTTCTGTCCAGAATGCTTGAAGAGGTTTTCAAGACGTCCAGAACTACAGAAGTCTACAAGATTATGCAACATCGCTGACCATTTCCATTCTGTTGAACCCAAGGGAAAACAGCCTGAGAAGGTCTGCAGTTATTGTGTCAACTTTCCAGTACCTGCTGTTTCATTGTGTCTACACTGCGAAGCTTTTCTCTGTGTTACGCATAAAGAGAAACACAGTAGGTCATCAGAACATGTCCTCGTCAATCCCACCACTTCCCTGGAGGACAGAAAGTGTCCCATCCACAAGaggatcctggagtattactgcactatGGATGGTACCTGTATATGTTCTCACTGCCTGACCTCAGATCACAATGGGCATAAAGTGAGCACAATAAGTGAGTTTTTGGAGCAAAAGGCAAAAAATCTGGGACCGATTTTGGAGAATTTGTCTGCTAAGAGAAAAGAAACTGAAGCAATGATTGAGAGTCTGCAGGATAACAAAAGGAAGATAAATGAAAAAGCAGATGGTGTAGCTGTGAGAGTCACTGCCATAATGAGAGACATCAGGAGACAGCTAGAGGATCTAGAGAAGAGAGTATTAACTGAAATCCCAAGGCAAAAACAAAAGATTTCCCTCTCAATCTCCAACCATGTCCTGCAACTAGAAAAGGAAAAGTCTGAACTGCATAAGAAGATCACTCAAATTGAGGAGCTGAGTAGAAATATTAACCCAATATCTATTTTACAAACTCCAGATGTTTTGGTTAGTTCCTTAAAGGATGAACATAATTTGGACACAGGGATAGGTAGCAAATTGATACATGATGCAGGTGATCTGGAGATGGATGTGGTCTTTGAGACTTTGCATTCAGGGCTATCAAATATTATAGAGGTTGTTGGAAAAGATGTCCATGCGAAGGATGCTCAAAAAAGTTCACTCTTTGGTGGCAATAAAAACATAGGAAAGAGAAATGTTTCTAAGGAAGCGCAAACCACTAAAGGTGAAACAAATGCTCAAGTTCGGTCATATTACCCATCAAGAGCTCAAATTAAGTCTAAAACACAAAATGGTCCCCTCATACCTGCCAATAAGAGCAGCACCACAGAAATGTTACTGGATGTAAACACGGCTAGTAACTATTTAGATATCTCAGATGACCTAAAAACTGTCTCCAGGTCAGACGTTTATTTAGGCCGACCAGAAACACTAAAGAGATTTCAAAGTCCTCAGGTTTTAAGCATCGGAGCGATTTCCTCTGGGAAGCTTGTACTGGAGATGGAAATCAGTAAAACAAAAGGGTGTAGTGGTGACTCTTTGTTTATAGGAATGTGTTACCACACCATAGATAGAAGAGGATCCCAGTCATTAACTGAAGGCAGTAGCATTGCCTGGGGATTATGGATCAAAGATATAGCATtcaaagtggttaaaaacaaaaaaatggaatgCATAAGGAATGTGTCTTCGCAGAGAATAAAACTCAGTTTGGATTATAAGGCTGGTCA
- the LOC141110369 gene encoding tripartite motif-containing protein 5-like, which yields MTQRDGPGRNDPIHICILIYCKLNKIMMEAAQLKLEVTCVICMNIFTDPATLICGHSFCQICITRTFDSQQDREYFCPECMQDFRRRPELKKNSRLSNIANLFHSVEPKGDQPEKVCSYCIDLPVPTVALCLFCEAFLCDLHKQEHSKSPEHVLTDLTTSLEDKKCPVHKKILEYYCIKDGMCICARCMTSDHHRHKVSTISKFLQQKTKNLNLILEKLSHKKKENLAMLQSLQKHKRKIDNEAAGIAEKVNGILKDIRRLEDLEKRVLTEISRQQQKISLSVSNDIQQLEYEKSELNKKVTQIEGLSRNTNLISALQTAEVSLCVSEDEYNLGRGMNSKMIHKVGDLEEDVTLETLHSGLSNIVVGTGKNELQNIPTVATELQNVPPILGNGSTTPEMLPGVKTAKNLWRYEELCYDNDTDYSALQKYSPLLAFFVFCCLRAWE from the coding sequence TGATGGAAGCTGCTCAACTGAAGCTTGAGGTGACCTGTGTTATCTGTATGAACATTTTTACAGATCCCGCCACCCTGATATGTGGACACAGCTTCTGCCAAATTTGCATAACAAGAACATTTGACAGCCAACAAGACAGGGAATACTTCTGCCCAGAATGCATGCAGGATTTCAGGAGACGTCcagaattaaagaagaattcaagATTATCCAACATTGCCAACCTTTTCCATTCTGTGGAACCAAAGGGAGACCAACCTGAGAAGGTCTGCAGTTATTGCATTGACCTTCCTGTACCTACTGTTGCATTGTGTCTATTCTGCGAGGCTTTTCTCTGTGATCTGCATAAACAGGAacacagcaagtcaccagaacacgtccTCACTGATCTCACCACTTCCCTGGAGGACAAAAAGTGTCCCGTCCacaagaagatcctggagtattactgcattAAAGATGGTATGTGTATCTGTGCTCGCTGCATGACCTCAGACCACCATCGACACAAAGTAAGCACAATAAGCAAGTTTTTGCAGCAAAAGACAAAAAATCTGAATCTTATTCTGGAGAAATTGTCtcataagaaaaaggaaaacttaGCAATGCTCCAGAGTCTGCAGAAACACAAGAGGAAGATAGATAATGAGGCAGCTGGTATAGCTGAAAAAGTCAATGGCATATTGAAAGACATCAGAAGACTAGAGGATCTAGAGAAGAGAGTACTGACTGAAATCTCCAGGCAACAACAAAAGATTTCCCTCTCAGTCTCCAATGATATCCAGCAACTAGAATACGAAAAGTCTGAACTAAATAAGAAGGTCACTCAAATTGAAGGGCTCAGTAGAAATACTAACCTTATATCTGCCTTACAGACTGCAGAAGTTTCTCTGTGTGTCTCAGAGGATGAGTATAATTTGGGCAGAGGAATGAATAGCAAAATGATCCATAAAGTGGGTGATCTGGAGGAGGATGTTACCTTAGAGACTTTGCATTCAGGGCTATCAAACATTGTGGTGGGTACAGGAAAAAATGAACTTCAGAACATTCCAACTGTTGCAACTGAACTGCAAAATGTTCCACCCATTTTGGGCAATGGGAGCACTACCCCAGAAATGTTACCTGGTGTAAAGACAGCTAAGAACTTGTGGAGGTATGAAGAGCTCTGTTATGACAATGATActgactacagtgccttgcaaaagtattcacccctcttggcatttttcgtgttttgttgcctcagagCCTGGgaataa